In a single window of the Dryobates pubescens isolate bDryPub1 chromosome Z, bDryPub1.pri, whole genome shotgun sequence genome:
- the LOC104300063 gene encoding LOW QUALITY PROTEIN: tubulin alpha-3 chain-like (The sequence of the model RefSeq protein was modified relative to this genomic sequence to represent the inferred CDS: deleted 1 base in 1 codon), with amino-acid sequence MKTNSNVTLSGKRDHPGFTTELTNSAGWNQTLSCMEAKLASRECISVHIGQAGVQIGNSCWELYCLEHGIEPDGTISPRASSEQSCSSFGTFFSDTGSGKYVPRAMFVDLEPNVVDLIRTGTYRTLFHPEQLISGKEDAANNYARGHYTAGKQIIESVVDRAQKQTDQCSGLQGFLIFHSFGGGTGSGFTSLLMERLSVEYSKKSKLEFSVYPAPQVSTAVVEPYNSILTTHTTLEHSDCSFMVDNEAIYDICNRNLDIERPTYTNLNRLIGQIVSSVTASLRFNGALNVDLTEFQTNLVPYPRIHFPLTTYAPIISAEKAYHEQLSVPEITNACFEFSNQMVKCDPRRGKYMACCLLYRGDVVPKDVNAAIAAIKTRRSIQFVDWCPTGFKVGINYQPPTVVPGGDLAKVQRAVCMLSNTTAITEAWARLDHKFDLMYAKRAFVHWYVGEGMEEGEFSEAREDLAALEKDYEEVGRDSADVEDDADEE; translated from the exons AGGGAGTGTATTTCTGTCCACATTGGACAGGCTGGTGTCCAGATTGGGAACTCCTGTTGGGAACTGTATTGCCTGGAGCATGGAATCGAGCCAGATGGCACCATCTCCCCCCGG GCATCCTCAGAGCAATCATGCTCTTCCTTTGGAACCTTCTTCAGTGACACAGGCTCAGGGAAATATGTGCCCAGAGCAATGTTTGTTGACTTGGAGCCCAATGTTGTTG ATCTGATCAGGACTGGGACATATCGCACGCTCttccacccagagcagctcatcaGTGGTAAAGAAGATGCTGCCAACAACTATGCTCGGGGCCACTACACCGCTGGGAAGCAGATTATTGAGTCTGTTGTAGACAGGGCTCAGAA ACAGACTGACCAGTGCAGTGGCCTCCAAGGGTTCCTGATCTTCCACAGCTTTGGGGGAGGCACAGGCTCCGGGTTCACCTCCCTCCTCATGGAGCGGCTCTCCGTGGAGTACAGCAAGAAGTCCAAGCTGGAGTTCTCTGTCTACCCAGCCCCACAGGTGTCCACAGCCGTGGTGGAACCCTACAACTCCATCCTCACCACCCACACCACCCTAGAGCACTCAGACTGCTCTTTCATGGTGGACAATGAGGCCATCTACGACATCTGCAACCGCAACCTGGACATCGAGCGTCCCACCTACACCAACCTCAACAGGCTGATCGGGCAGATCGTCTCCTCAGTCACTGCCTCTCTGAGATTTAATGGTGCCTTGAACGTTGACCTGACTGAGTTCCAGACCAACCTGGTGCCCTACCCACGAATACACTTTCCCCTCACCACCTATGCCCCCATCATCTCGGCAGAGAAGGCTTACCACgagcagctctctgtgccagAGATCACCAACGCCTGCTTCGAGTTCTCCAACCAGATGGTGAAGTGTGACCCGCGCCGGGGCAAGTACatggcctgctgcctgctgtaccGCGGGGACGTGGTGCCCAAGGACGTGAACGCCGCCATCGCCGCCATCAAGACGCGCCGCTCCATCCAGTTTGTGGACTGGTGCCCCACGGGCTTCAAAGTGGGCATCAACTACCAACCTCCCACGGTGGTGCCTGGGGGTGACCTGGCCAAGGTGCAGCGAGCGGTCTGCATGCTGAGCAACACCACGGCCATCACCGAGGCCTGGGCCCGCCTGGACCACAAGTTTGACCTGATGTACGCCAAGAGAGCCTTTGTGCACTGGTACGTGGGGGAGGGCATGGAGGAGGGGGAGTTCTCGGAGGCCAGGGAGGacctggctgccctggagaAGGATTAtgaggaggttggaagggactcggCAGATGTGGAAGATGACGCTGATGAGGAATAA
- the LOC104300006 gene encoding tubulin alpha-3 chain gives MRECISIHIGQAGVQMGNACWELYCLEHGIQADGTIPGPKQVKPAEPKSEQVDSSFETFFCETASGKHVPRAVFIDLEPTVIDEIRTGTYHALFHPEQLISGKEDAANNYARGHYTIGKEIIDTVLSRIRKMADQCSGLQGFLVFHSFGGGTGSGFTSLLMERLSVEYSKKSKLEFSVYPAPQVSTAVVEPYNSILTTHTTLEHSDCSFMVDNEAIYDICNRNLDIERPTYTNLNRLIGQIVSSVTASLRFNGALNVDLIEFQTNLVPYPRIHFPLTTYAPIISAEKAYHEQLSVPEITNACFEFSNQMVKCDPRRGKYMACCLLYRGDVVPKDVNAAIAAIKTRRSIQFVDWCPTGFKVGINYQPPTVVPGGDLAKVQRAVCMLSNTTAIAEAWARLDHKFDLMYAKRAFVHWYVGEGMEEGEFSEAREDLAALEKDYEEVGRDSADGEGDEADEDEY, from the exons AGGGAGTGCATTTCCATCCACATCGGGCAGGCTGGCGTGCAGATGGGCAATGCCTGCTGGGAGCTCTACTGCCTTGAGCATGGGATCCAGGCAGATGGAACCATTCCTGGCCCCAAGCAGGTGAAACCTGCAGAGCCAAAATCTGAGCAAGTGGATTCCTCCTTCGAGACCTTCTTCTGTGAGACAGCGTCTGGCAAGCATGTGCCCCGGGCGGTGTTCATAGACTTGGAGCCCACTGTCATTG ATGAGATCAGGACTGGGACCTACCATGCGCTCTTTCACCCGGAGCAGCTCATCAGTGGAAAAGAAGATGCTGCCAACAACTATGCCCGTGGCCACTACACCATTGGAAAGGAGATTATAGACACTGTCCTCAGCAGAATTCGTAAAATG GCTGACCAGTGCAGTGGCCTCCAAGGGTTCCTGGTCTTTCACAGCTTTGGGGGAGGCACAGGCTCCGGGTTCACCTCCCTCCTCATGGAGCGGCTCTCCGTGGAGTACAGCAAGAAGTCCAAGCTGGAGTTCTCTGTGTACCCAGCCCCACAGGTGTCCACAGCCGTGGTGGAACCCTACAACTCCATCCTCACCACCCACACCACCCTAGAGCACTCAGACTGCTCTTTCATGGTGGACAATGAGGCCATCTACGACATCTGCAACCGCAACCTGGACATCGAGCGTCCCACCTACACCAACCTCAACAGGCTGATCGGGCAGATCGTCTCCTCAGTCACTGCCTCTCTGAGATTTAATGGTGCCTTGAACGTTGACCTGATTGAGTTCCAGACCAACCTGGTGCCCTACCCACGAATACACTTTCCCCTCACCACCTATGCCCCCATCATCTCGGCAGAGAAGGCTTACCACgagcagctctctgtgccagAGATCACCAACGCCTGCTTCGAGTTCTCCAACCAGATGGTGAAGTGTGACCCGCGCCGGGGCAAGTACatggcctgctgcctgctgtaccGCGGGGACGTGGTGCCCAAGGACGTGAACGCCGCCATCGCCGCCATCAAGACGCGCCGCTCCATCCAGTTTGTGGACTGGTGCCCCACGGGCTTCAAAGTGGGCATCAACTACCAACCTCCCACGGTGGTGCCTGGGGGTGACCTGGCCAAGGTGCAGCGAGCGGTCTGCATGCTGAGCAACACCACGGCCATCGCCGAGGCCTGGGCCCGCCTGGACCACAAGTTTGACCTGATGTACGCCAAGAGAGCCTTTGTGCACTGGTACGTGGGGGAGGGCATGGAGGAGGGGGAGTTCTCGGAGGCCAGGGAGGacctggctgccctggagaAGGATTAtgaggaggttggaagggactcggCAGACGGGGAAGGAGATGAGGCCGACGAGGACGAGTATTAA